The genome window GACGGTGGTTAAGTGATGTCGTTGCTCAAGCTTGGGATAGTTTCTCTTAAACTGGAAATTGATTGTTTAAGTTTATCTGAATGCGTTCCCAGAATGTGCGCTCGGCGCTTGTACAACTCTCTTCAAGAGTATTCCGCATTAGAGTCATTGGAATACTCGTTTCAGTCTTGTCACTATGGATATTTGCTCGACTTGCTAGACGAGTTTTAGCACAACAAAGCCACGACTTCGATACGGCTATCATGCTGGCAATTAGGGGGATACACAACCCCTTGCTCGATCAAGCAATGATGGGAACAACATTCCTCGGAGATCCAACGGTGTTGTCTATTCTTTGTATCGCTGTAGGAGTTTGGCTATATAAGCAGCGCCATCGTTCACAAGCAAATACATTAGCGATCGCCTTAGTCGGTTCGCTTTTACTTCAGTATATTCTTAAACAATTATTTACACGAGAAAGACCAGATTTGTGGGAGCAATTTATTAACCTCAGAGATTACAGCTTTCCTAGTGGACACGCTGTTATGTCACTTGTTGTATATGGAATGCTTGGATATATATTTGCAACTCGCTTTCCACATCAGCAAAAATTGATCGCCAGTATTACTGTTTTACTCGTGTTTGCGATCGGCTTTAGTCGTGTATATTTGGGTGTACATTGGCCTACTGATGTCATTGCCGGTTATGCTGCGGGAGCAGTTTGGTTGGTAGCTTGTATCCTCAGCTTGCGATCGCGTCAACGTCGCCGTCGTCATTCTTATACTAAAGATTCTGTTTCTTCTTCTCGATAAAATCTTTTGCCTAAGAAAGTGCCCTTCAATATAGTGTAGCGAGGGCACACTAAAGTCAGGGTTTTATAATTAAGTCCGCGCACTATTTAGACAAGGTTTGTTTAGTGACGAATTTATTCGCGATCGCATTCTAGAAATTTTAGGAAAAGTCCTTGCCACTAGTGTAGTTACTCCTTACTGCTGATCTAAAGTCAGTTCGACAGTCGCTAAGCGTCTAGTCGAATTAGTAACAAATTATACCTAACTGGTGAGCGCTGCCATGAAGAGAAGGAGTACTGCAAAAGACGGTTTGAGAAATAACATAGAATACTATATCTTAACGCACTTCAAGTGGTTGTGGGATTTAGTTCAAAAAAATGGCTATCTCAAGCGTAAAATTAATAAATATCTGATCAACAATGCTATTTATAAAATTCCGACTCGTCCCTATCCTTTCAGCACAATGGCATCTTATACATCATGGGATTCATTAACTGATAGAAAATACAGTGGGCGACATTTACCGCCAGTTAATAGAGACTACAAGAAATTACCATCACCCGAAACCATCGCTGAAATGCTATTTTTGCGTAAGGGAACAGAGATCTTATCGCCCAAATCTACACTGTTGTTTTCCTACTTTGCTCAGTGGTTTACTGATGGTTTTTTACGAACTGATAGAAATAATAACTTAAAAAATACTTCTAACCACGAAATCGATATCAGCCCACTATATGGCTTGAATAAAGATATTACTAACATCTTAAGATTACATCAAGGTGGTAAGCTACGTTACCAGACAATAGATGGAGAAGACTACCCTCCATACTACTTTGAAAACGGACAAGTCAAAGCAGAGTTTAAAGAATTACCTCCACCAATTTTTCGTGAAGAATGGACGACTCCAGAACAAAAAAATCACCTATTTGCAATGGGTAATGAACGCGGAAATGTCCAGATTGGTTATGTAATGATGAATACCCTGTTTTTGAGGGAGCATAACCGAATTTGTGATGTTTTAGCACAAACTTATAGAGATTGGGATGACGAACGGCTCTTTCAAACGGCTAGAAATATTGTTATAGTACTACTCCTTAAAATCGTCGTTGAAGAGTACATCAATCACATTACTCCGTACTACTTCAAGTTTATTGTCGATCCAACTACATTCACAAATGAGAAGTGGTATCGCCAAAATTGGATGACAGTAGAATTTAATTTATTGTATCGCTGGCACAGTCTTGTACCGAATAAAGTTGTACTTGATGGGTCAGAAATTCCTATAGAAAAAACACAGTGGAATAACGACTTAATTACAAGTAGAGGTTTAGGACAATTATTCGATGCAGCTTCTAAACAACCTGCAGGTGACATCGGATTGCACAATACTCCCTATTTTATTCTCAACACTGACATCAACAGTATTAAATTAGGGCGCGATGCTCAATTAGCAAGCTACAACGACTACAGGGAGATGTGTAAGTTTCCTAGAGTGACAGATTTTAATCAAATTACTGAAGATGAAGGAACACAAAAGGATCTCAAAGCTTTATACGGTCATGTAGATAACATTGAATATTACGTAGGACTTTTTGCGGAAGACACCCGTGAAAATTCTGCTTTGTCTCCTTTAATTGGCAGAATTGTTGGAATTGATGCCTTTTCTCAAGCACTGACTAATCCCTTGCTTGCTGAAAATGTGTTTAACGAAAAAACTTTTTCTCCGATTGGGATGAAAATTATTCAGGACACTCACAACCTTTCAGATGTGCTTCATCGCAACATTGCACCAACTGATCAGCGCTTTCTTGTCTCTATGACGCAAGTTAGTTGAAAAGGATATTACCGAGTTTGCACCTTTGATGTCGGTTTGAGAAATAGCCAACTGACAAAAAAGAAGGACGCAGTAGATAGCTGAATAATATCTATCGCAGATAGATAACCATCTGAGAATGAAGCAATAGTTCTATCTGTAATACCAAACAGCCAGGAGGACGTACCTAGCAGCCATATTCCGTTTTTGAGGTTTCCGAGGAAGATAGCAGCATCTGCTGATTGCTGATTGTTCATAAATTTGACGCCTTGCGGTCAATTAACGCTTATTGCACTGTTCAGGAGTCAGCAGGATCGCGATCCTCTTTACTCGCTTTGCCTCCCCAGGTTAAGAAATATTTCGTTTCTCCGCCATTAACCTAAAGAAGTATTTCATATACTTGACAAATATTAAGTTTGTAGCTTTCTTGACAACGAGCAAGAAATACTTTTCTACCGGCATTTTCAGGACAGTAGTTAATCACTTATGCAAGGTTTTTGACCATAAGTAACATACTTAAAGAGGAAATTATCATTTTTTTATTTCTACCCAAAGATAGTAGGCAAAAATTGTCATCTATTAAAAGATAGATTTAAAGCTGTTTAACCAAGTAAGTCAACTTGATTGAAGATGAAATAGCCTTGGGTGCAAGCAGGCAAGATGTCTACCCCATATATAATCTTGATTGTGGTTGTGCTTGATACTGAATAAATGTGTGACAGTAGTAGCCAATTATGCCTACAGATACTACTTTCTTAACAAAAAGCCCAGTTGAATAAGAATGTGGTTAATCATCAATAATGAATGACAGCAGTTGAGCTAAATAATTTGTCTCATACGACTTTAGAAGCGCGATCGCCTCAACCAAATCTTGGTTTAGTCTGTGTCACCTTTTCCAAAGAGGTGCGTTTCCGCACAATAACGCGCACTCGTTATCTCAAACTCAGTGAAAGCGAACGGGAGAATACTCTAAAAGATATTTATACAGATAATGTCACCCGTCTCCATAAAGCACTTTCATTTTGTCAGCAACACGATATCAAGCTTTATCGCGCTTCCTCAAGTTTGTTTCCCCTAAACGATTGGGAAGATGAAATTGGGGCACAGGTGTTAGAACAAATGCGGGATGAGTTGGGTAAAATCGGACAACGTGCCTTAGACTTAGGCATTCGGATTGTGCTGCACCCCGATCAATACGTTGTATTGAGTTCTGATTCTCCCACTGTTGTGCAATCGAGTATTCAAATTTTGCAAAGGCATTCAAAAGATTTAGACTTATTAGGATTGCCGCGATCGCATTGGTCATTGATGAATATTCACGGTGGTAAAGCGCAACGCCCAGAACAACTAATTCAAGTTGTCAATGATTTACCAGAGGACATCAAAAATCGTTTAACATTCGAGAACGATGAATATGCGTACAGCGCTAAGGAAATTTTAGCAGTATGTCAAAGCACTGGCGTTCCAATGGTGTTTGATGCTCATCATCACATCTGTCATGAAAAATTAAGTAGCTACGAAGATCATTCGGTAGCTGAGATGTTTTATGCAGCACGCGATACTTGGGAAAATCCAGATTGGCAATTAGTCCATATATCTAACGGTGAAACCGCCTTTAACGATCGCAAGCACAGTGAATTAATCTCTCTGATGCCAAGTGTCTATCGCGAAGCCCCCTGGATCGAAATTGAAGCTAAAGCTAAGGAAGATGCGATCGCTTTGTTGCAAAAAGAGTGGCTAACAAGGGGCGAGGAGTGAGGGAAGGAGTGGCTAGTTTTGAGATTTAAGTTTTGGCAGTAAATACCTATTATCAACCCTAACCAAGTAATTTAGATGTTCCTGCACTGACAGAAAATAGTATGAATAATATGAGGACTTAAAGCATAGTAGATAGTTGAATGGCGATCGCAATTGATTTTGGTACGAGTAACACTTGCATAGCGCGTTGGAACCCCGTGACGCAAAAGCCAGAAACAATGAGTTTAGCGGGGCTTTCGGTACAACAAGGATTAAATCCGCCTTTGGTTCCGAGTTTGGTGTATGTGGAGGATGCAGCCCAAAAGAAAGTGATTGTAGGGCAAGCAGTACGCGATCGCGGATTAGATTTGGCAAATGATCCGCGATTTTTTCAGGGCTTCAAACGAGGAATTGGTGCAGATATTCAAGGCTT of Gloeocapsopsis sp. IPPAS B-1203 contains these proteins:
- a CDS encoding phosphatase PAP2 family protein; protein product: MRSQNVRSALVQLSSRVFRIRVIGILVSVLSLWIFARLARRVLAQQSHDFDTAIMLAIRGIHNPLLDQAMMGTTFLGDPTVLSILCIAVGVWLYKQRHRSQANTLAIALVGSLLLQYILKQLFTRERPDLWEQFINLRDYSFPSGHAVMSLVVYGMLGYIFATRFPHQQKLIASITVLLVFAIGFSRVYLGVHWPTDVIAGYAAGAVWLVACILSLRSRQRRRRHSYTKDSVSSSR
- a CDS encoding peroxidase family protein; translation: MKRRSTAKDGLRNNIEYYILTHFKWLWDLVQKNGYLKRKINKYLINNAIYKIPTRPYPFSTMASYTSWDSLTDRKYSGRHLPPVNRDYKKLPSPETIAEMLFLRKGTEILSPKSTLLFSYFAQWFTDGFLRTDRNNNLKNTSNHEIDISPLYGLNKDITNILRLHQGGKLRYQTIDGEDYPPYYFENGQVKAEFKELPPPIFREEWTTPEQKNHLFAMGNERGNVQIGYVMMNTLFLREHNRICDVLAQTYRDWDDERLFQTARNIVIVLLLKIVVEEYINHITPYYFKFIVDPTTFTNEKWYRQNWMTVEFNLLYRWHSLVPNKVVLDGSEIPIEKTQWNNDLITSRGLGQLFDAASKQPAGDIGLHNTPYFILNTDINSIKLGRDAQLASYNDYREMCKFPRVTDFNQITEDEGTQKDLKALYGHVDNIEYYVGLFAEDTRENSALSPLIGRIVGIDAFSQALTNPLLAENVFNEKTFSPIGMKIIQDTHNLSDVLHRNIAPTDQRFLVSMTQVS
- the uvsE gene encoding UV DNA damage repair endonuclease UvsE — protein: MTAVELNNLSHTTLEARSPQPNLGLVCVTFSKEVRFRTITRTRYLKLSESERENTLKDIYTDNVTRLHKALSFCQQHDIKLYRASSSLFPLNDWEDEIGAQVLEQMRDELGKIGQRALDLGIRIVLHPDQYVVLSSDSPTVVQSSIQILQRHSKDLDLLGLPRSHWSLMNIHGGKAQRPEQLIQVVNDLPEDIKNRLTFENDEYAYSAKEILAVCQSTGVPMVFDAHHHICHEKLSSYEDHSVAEMFYAARDTWENPDWQLVHISNGETAFNDRKHSELISLMPSVYREAPWIEIEAKAKEDAIALLQKEWLTRGEE